The proteins below are encoded in one region of Thunnus maccoyii chromosome 24, fThuMac1.1, whole genome shotgun sequence:
- the LOC121892243 gene encoding microtubule-associated protein 2-like isoform X6 has product MKEEEPQVASLHQKQVVVERATPEGAELASIEPPPSSVKEKEQSDTSSAEQGNQDKKGGVEEAAESHLVGESNAKEAKQPSLAEETSGLMTEEKEGIILQSKAETPVNESKEKLGMDDGINKEGQDSGSDIKLHETPVTNIHQMDQRQETVKSSPEPGTELKSSSDIFVEPKSGSETYFETSSKSKEEESPQTQSYYELSTTAETRLSGDTEITQKLEDQQDRKVRTSPGKMSLEQRSLSLNITVGSTVGQTVKGEKSRTSSESMCPISGSFDESDVYPSTPSVESHTPRFPPAVSITPTSTESPKDIPTQAETPLPSDKHSCSLEQSSSLSEMLDLAGALPPGPSIERREVDHMRRKSVPANVSALVGSSLAKLALGDQTSRVVSGESQLEELGYCVFNEYSGPMPSPADVPSPGDSPYQRFPAMEGEVEQELGPTEDEGVQKGMQQEDHKGTVPEISQKTVLEKKDAPVKTTLILEKAVTSGIKPDRLRIPINTSKDRLTEFRLESGLPGDIKIQAIPEVDVEKDPSREASPIPPDNSFTFTPAETGVKVPPTPATPKSPDDPPSETQVIEENTRKILTEVKAENDPKSERADNKQTELEKEIQKSKQEDSGERSEEPEMVNKDIRSAPSQPSGESTEKDCKTTQSEHGTPTRLEGIEIQETSKVVLDLSTKKPLDEKVSQIQLQEVKPEKDSPKPQISSPVIIIPQAQVEEEAEEEDDIEIAEEPQEIMEEAEVPVIFKTDQAEVGKEQQKKEGVRLLEVAPMVDDDPKSGAEEWSHSAQNSDDGEPATDSSHLSPCSDHDVPQPPEERDRNEDMGEDKVVGNSQNRDEGKKEEDEGVKKVLTEEEEVGQTGSGEVAEEKEEKTVEKEDEGKERTGEKEDEKDIEIGQEVEETSDGLCQTSQAVNDETTMDVSILDTDSGWMNSQDDDKSIMTEQIEALPQTQSPTSRPVVDRPAKRAPGRGRGHPSTTESKVSRKVPSHHPREEMKKKKGMESHQPLSVHQSRERPTSPTRAVLLKMAAQRRGSDHQPPRPGSACSLKRSPLVAAELCEARPSSACSRPSPLPNKWAEKERAYRSPEKRSSLPRPAKSLTRHIPAAEQDDNSSPSRPTCTDSRSRAVRSGASTPGSSAVTPGSPPSYSCRTPGSRTPGSHTPKSFSILQEKKVAVIRTPPKSPSSTQRQLKVLNQPLPDLKNVKSKIGSTANIKHQPKGGQVMIPSVKLDFSHVQAKCGSLNKLQHTAGGGNVQIQTKKIDLSHVTAKCGSMSNIHHRPGGGHVRIENVKLDFRDKAHAKVRSLDNASHMPGGGNVMIESHKLSFRESAKARVDHGAEIVVTHSPGVETGGTSPRLSSAGSINLLESPQLSTLAQDVTAALAKQGL; this is encoded by the exons ATGAAAGAAGAGGAGCCTCAAGTGGCATCGCTACATCAGAAGCAGGTGGTAGTTGAAAGAGCAACACCTGAAGGAGCAGAACTTGCCTCGATTGAACCTCCACCCTCGtctgtgaaagaaaaagagcaatCTGACACCTCCTCAGCCGAACAGGGTAATCAAGACAAAAAAGGTGGGGTAGAAGAGGCAGCTGAGAGCCACCTTGTTGGCGAGTCAAAcgcaaaagaagcaaaacagcCTTCACTTGCAGAAGAGACTTCAGGACTtatgacagaagaaaaagagggaattaTCTTGCAAAGCAAAGCAGAAACCCCTGTGAATGAAAGCAAGGAAAAACTGGGGATGGATGATGGGATAAACAAGGAGGGCCAAGATAGTGGCAGTGACATTAAATTGCATGAGACACCTGTGACCAACATTCACCAAATGGATCAAAGGCAAgaaacagtcaaatcaagtccaGAACCTGGTACAGAGCTGAAATCCTCATCTGATATTTTTGTCGAACCCAAGTCAGGATCAGAAACCTACTTTGAGACATCTTCAAAAAGCAAAGAAGAGGAGTCTCCACAAACTCAGAGCTATTACGAGCTCAGCACAACAGCAGAGACAAGGTTAAGTGGGGACACTGAAATTACGCAGAAGTTAGAGGATCAACAAGATAGAAAAGTCAGAACCTCTCCCGGTAAGATGTCATTAGAACAAAGAAGCCTCTCCCTGAACATTACAGTTGGGTCCACAGTGGGACAGACTGTGAAGGGAGAGAAGTCAAGGACCTCCTCAGAAAGCATGTGTCCTATCAGTGGAAGTTTTGATGAATCAGACGTTTACCCTTCAACACCATCTGTGGAGAGCCATACACCCAGGTTTCCTCCAGCTGTCTCCATTACCCCAACTTCCACAGAATCACCTAAAGATATCCCCACTCAGGCAGAAACGCCTTTACCTTCTGATAAACACAGTTGCAGTTTGGAGCAATCAAGTAGCCTCTCTGAGATGTTGGACTTGGCCGGGGCCCTGCCTCCAGGGCCATCCATAGAGAGGAGGGAGGTTGATCACATGAGACGAAAGTCTGTGCCTGCCAATGTGTCAGCTCTGGTGGGGAGTTCTTTAGCCAAGCTTGCCTTGGGAGATCAGACCTCAAGGGTGGTGAGTGGGGAAAGCCAGCTGGAGGAACTGGGCTACTGTGTCTTCAATGAGTACTCTGGGCCCATGCCTTCCCCTGCAGATGTGCCCAGTCCAGGGGACTCTCCTTACCAACGTTTCCCTGCTATGGAGGGTGAAGTTGAACAGGAGCTTGGACCCACAGAAGATGAGGGTGTCCAAAAAGGAATGCAACAAGAAGATCATAAAGGAACTGTCCCTGAGATTTCTCAAAAAACAGTACTTGAAAAGAAAGATGCGCCAGTAAAGACTACTCTGATTCTTGAAAAAGCTGTGACAAGTGGAATAAAACCTGATCGCCTAAGAATCCCAATCAATACTTCAAAAGACAGACTGACTGAGTTTCGTTTGGAGAGTGGCCTTCCTGGTGACATAAAGATCCAAGCAATCCCTGAGGTAGACGTTGAAAAAGACCCGTCAAGAGAGGCTTCTCCCATCCCGCCAGACAATTCCTTTACTTTCACTCCTGCTGAAACTGGAGTTAAGGTTCCCCCGACTCCTGCCACCCCCAAGTCCCCAGATGATCCACCCTCAGAAACCCAAGTTATTGAGGAGAACACTAGGAAAATCTTAACGGAGGTCAAAGCAGAGAATGACCCAAAGTCTGAAAGGGCTGATAATAAACAGACAGAATTAGAGAAAGAAATTCAAAAATCTAAGCAGGAAGATTCAGGAGAAAGAAGTGAAGAACCAGAAATGGTAAATAAAGACATACGTTCAGCACCATCTCAGCCTTCAGGAGAAAGCACAGAAAAAGACTGTAAGACGACTCAAAGTGAACATGGGACACCTACAAGATTAGAAGGAATAGAAATTCAAGAGACCTCAAAAGTTGTTCTGGATTTAAGCACTAAAAAGCCCTTAGATGAGAAAGTGTCCCAAATTCAGTTGCAGGAGGTAAAACCGGAAAAAGACTCACCAAAGCCACAGATATCCTCCCCAGTCATCATTATACCTCAAGCACAAGTagaggaagaagcagaggaagaggacgatATTGAGATTGCTGAAGAGCCTCAAGAGATAATGGAGGAAGCTGAAGTGCCTGTAATCTTCAAGACAGATCAAGCTGAAGTTGGAAAGGAACAGCAAAAGAAAGAAGGGGTGAGGCTGCTGGAAGTTGCTCCAATGGTGGATGACGATCCCAAGTCTGGTGCAGAAGAATGGAGTCATAGTGCACAAAACAGTGATGATGGGGAACCTGCGACAGACAGTTCACACTTGTCTCCATGCTCTGACCATGACGTACCACAGCCACCAGAGGAAAGAGATAGAAATGAGGACATGGGAGAGGATAAAGTTGTAGGTAACTCACAAAATAGGGAtgaagggaagaaagaggaggatgagggggtAAAGAAAGTCctgacagaagaggaggaagtgggGCAGACTGGTTCTGGAGAAGTAgctgaagagaaagaggagaaaacgGTAGAGAAAGAGGATGAAGGGAAGGAGAGGACGGGTGAGAAGGAGGATGAGAAAGACATTGAGATTGGTCAAGAGGTGGAAGAGACCTCTGATGGGCTCTGCCAGACCAGTCAGGCAGTTAATGATGAAACCACCATGGACGTCTCTATCCTAGACACAGACAGTGGCTGGATGAACTCACAAG ATGATGACAAAAGTATCATGACTGAGCAAATCGAAGCCCTTCCTCAGACCCAGAGTCCTACCAGTAGACCTGTGGTGGACAGACCCGCTAAACGGGCCCCTGGCAGAGGAAGGGGTCACCCTAGCACCACTGAGAGTAAAGTGTCCCGCAAAGTACCGAGCCACCATCcaagagaggagatgaagaagaaaaaag GTATGGAAAGCCATCAGCCCCTCAGTGTCCACCAGTCCAGGGAGAGACCCACT AGCCCCACTCGGGCTGTTCTGTTAAAGATGGCAGCTCAGCGTCGGGGGTCCGATCACCAGCCCCCCCGGCCCGGCTCTGCCTGTAGCCTTAAACGGAGCCCCCTGGTGGCGGCGGAGCTCTGCGAGGCCCGCCCTTCCTCTGCATGCTCCCGTCCGTCCCCTCTGCCTAACAAATGGGCAGAGAAG GAGAGAGCATACCGCAGCCCAGAGAAGAGGTCATCCCTCCCCAGGCCTGCCAAGTCTCTGACACGCCACATCCCTGCTGCTGAACAAGATGACAACAGCAGCCCCTCCAGGCCAACCT GTACAGACTCACGTTCCCGGGCAGTCCGTAGCGGCGCCTCCACCCCTGGCTCCTCCGCCGTCACGCCCGGCTCACCCCCTAGCTACTCCTGCCGCACCCCTGGTTCGCGCACCCCTGGTAGCCACACACCCAAGTCCTTCAGCATCCTCCAGGAGAAGAAGGTGGCGGTCATCCGAACCCCGCCCAAGTCGCCGTCCTCCACCCAACGGCAGCTGAAGGTTCTCAATCAGCCCCTGCCTGACCTGAAGAATGTAAAGTCCAAGATCGGCTCAACCGCCAACATCAAACACCAGCCGAAAGGAGGACAG GTCATGATTCCAAGTGTTAAACTGGACTTTAGCCACGTTCAGGCTAAATGTGGCTCGCTGAACAAACTCCAGCACACAGCAGGCGGGGGAAAC GTCCAAATCCAGACCAAGAAGATAGATTTGAGCCACGTCACCGCCAAATGTGGCTCTATGTCCAACATCCACCACAGACCAG GGGGAGGTCATGTGCGAATTGAGAATGTGAAGCTTGACTTTAGAGACAAGGCCCATGCCAAGGTCCGCTCCCTGGACAATGCCAGCCACATGCCCGGAGGGGGGAACGTTATG ATCGAGAGCCACAAGCTGTCCTTCCGGGAATCAGCCAAAGCTCGGGTTGACCACGGCGCAGAAATCGTCGTCACCCACTCCCCAGGGGTCGAGACTGGAGGCACTTCCCCTCGCCTGTCCTCCGCCGGCAGCATCAACCTCCTGGAGTCACCCCAGCTCTCTACGCTGGCCCAGGATGTCACCGCTGCCCTGGCTAAGCAGGGCTTATAA
- the LOC121892243 gene encoding microtubule-associated protein 2-like isoform X8 gives MKEEEPQVASLHQKQVVVERATPEGAELASIEPPPSSVKEKEQSDTSSAEQGNQDKKGGVEEAAESHLVGESNAKEAKQPSLAEETSGLMTEEKEGIILQSKAETPVNESKEKLGMDDGINKEGQDSGSDIKLHETPVTNIHQMDQRQETVKSSPEPGTELKSSSDIFVEPKSGSETYFETSSKSKEEESPQTQSYYELSTTAETRLSGDTEITQKLEDQQDRKVRTSPGKMSLEQRSLSLNITVGSTVGQTVKGEKSRTSSESMCPISGSFDESDVYPSTPSVESHTPRFPPAVSITPTSTESPKDIPTQAETPLPSDKHSCSLEQSSSLSEMLDLAGALPPGPSIERREVDHMRRKSVPANVSALVGSSLAKLALGDQTSRVVSGESQLEELGYCVFNEYSGPMPSPADVPSPGDSPYQRFPAMEGEVEQELGPTEDEGVQKGMQQEDHKGTVPEISQKTVLEKKDAPVKTTLILEKAVTSGIKPDRLRIPINTSKDRLTEFRLESGLPGDIKIQAIPEVDVEKDPSREASPIPPDNSFTFTPAETGVKVPPTPATPKSPDDPPSETQVIEENTRKILTEVKAENDPKSERADNKQTELEKEIQKSKQEDSGERSEEPEMVNKDIRSAPSQPSGESTEKDCKTTQSEHGTPTRLEGIEIQETSKVVLDLSTKKPLDEKVSQIQLQEVKPEKDSPKPQISSPVIIIPQAQVEEEAEEEDDIEIAEEPQEIMEEAEVPVIFKTDQAEVGKEQQKKEGVRLLEVAPMVDDDPKSGAEEWSHSAQNSDDGEPATDSSHLSPCSDHDVPQPPEERDRNEDMGEDKVVGNSQNRDEGKKEEDEGVKKVLTEEEEVGQTGSGEVAEEKEEKTVEKEDEGKERTGEKEDEKDIEIGQEVEETSDGLCQTSQAVNDETTMDVSILDTDSGWMNSQDDDKSIMTEQIEALPQTQSPTSRPVVDRPAKRAPGRGRGHPSTTESKVSRKVPSHHPREEMKKKKGMESHQPLSVHQSRERPTERAYRSPEKRSSLPRPAKSLTRHIPAAEQDDNSSPSRPTCTDSRSRAVRSGASTPGSSAVTPGSPPSYSCRTPGSRTPGSHTPKSFSILQEKKVAVIRTPPKSPSSTQRQLKVLNQPLPDLKNVKSKIGSTANIKHQPKGGQVMIPSVKLDFSHVQAKCGSLNKLQHTAGGGNVQIQTKKIDLSHVTAKCGSMSNIHHRPGGGHVRIENVKLDFRDKAHAKVRSLDNASHMPGGGNVMIESHKLSFRESAKARVDHGAEIVVTHSPGVETGGTSPRLSSAGSINLLESPQLSTLAQDVTAALAKQGL, from the exons ATGAAAGAAGAGGAGCCTCAAGTGGCATCGCTACATCAGAAGCAGGTGGTAGTTGAAAGAGCAACACCTGAAGGAGCAGAACTTGCCTCGATTGAACCTCCACCCTCGtctgtgaaagaaaaagagcaatCTGACACCTCCTCAGCCGAACAGGGTAATCAAGACAAAAAAGGTGGGGTAGAAGAGGCAGCTGAGAGCCACCTTGTTGGCGAGTCAAAcgcaaaagaagcaaaacagcCTTCACTTGCAGAAGAGACTTCAGGACTtatgacagaagaaaaagagggaattaTCTTGCAAAGCAAAGCAGAAACCCCTGTGAATGAAAGCAAGGAAAAACTGGGGATGGATGATGGGATAAACAAGGAGGGCCAAGATAGTGGCAGTGACATTAAATTGCATGAGACACCTGTGACCAACATTCACCAAATGGATCAAAGGCAAgaaacagtcaaatcaagtccaGAACCTGGTACAGAGCTGAAATCCTCATCTGATATTTTTGTCGAACCCAAGTCAGGATCAGAAACCTACTTTGAGACATCTTCAAAAAGCAAAGAAGAGGAGTCTCCACAAACTCAGAGCTATTACGAGCTCAGCACAACAGCAGAGACAAGGTTAAGTGGGGACACTGAAATTACGCAGAAGTTAGAGGATCAACAAGATAGAAAAGTCAGAACCTCTCCCGGTAAGATGTCATTAGAACAAAGAAGCCTCTCCCTGAACATTACAGTTGGGTCCACAGTGGGACAGACTGTGAAGGGAGAGAAGTCAAGGACCTCCTCAGAAAGCATGTGTCCTATCAGTGGAAGTTTTGATGAATCAGACGTTTACCCTTCAACACCATCTGTGGAGAGCCATACACCCAGGTTTCCTCCAGCTGTCTCCATTACCCCAACTTCCACAGAATCACCTAAAGATATCCCCACTCAGGCAGAAACGCCTTTACCTTCTGATAAACACAGTTGCAGTTTGGAGCAATCAAGTAGCCTCTCTGAGATGTTGGACTTGGCCGGGGCCCTGCCTCCAGGGCCATCCATAGAGAGGAGGGAGGTTGATCACATGAGACGAAAGTCTGTGCCTGCCAATGTGTCAGCTCTGGTGGGGAGTTCTTTAGCCAAGCTTGCCTTGGGAGATCAGACCTCAAGGGTGGTGAGTGGGGAAAGCCAGCTGGAGGAACTGGGCTACTGTGTCTTCAATGAGTACTCTGGGCCCATGCCTTCCCCTGCAGATGTGCCCAGTCCAGGGGACTCTCCTTACCAACGTTTCCCTGCTATGGAGGGTGAAGTTGAACAGGAGCTTGGACCCACAGAAGATGAGGGTGTCCAAAAAGGAATGCAACAAGAAGATCATAAAGGAACTGTCCCTGAGATTTCTCAAAAAACAGTACTTGAAAAGAAAGATGCGCCAGTAAAGACTACTCTGATTCTTGAAAAAGCTGTGACAAGTGGAATAAAACCTGATCGCCTAAGAATCCCAATCAATACTTCAAAAGACAGACTGACTGAGTTTCGTTTGGAGAGTGGCCTTCCTGGTGACATAAAGATCCAAGCAATCCCTGAGGTAGACGTTGAAAAAGACCCGTCAAGAGAGGCTTCTCCCATCCCGCCAGACAATTCCTTTACTTTCACTCCTGCTGAAACTGGAGTTAAGGTTCCCCCGACTCCTGCCACCCCCAAGTCCCCAGATGATCCACCCTCAGAAACCCAAGTTATTGAGGAGAACACTAGGAAAATCTTAACGGAGGTCAAAGCAGAGAATGACCCAAAGTCTGAAAGGGCTGATAATAAACAGACAGAATTAGAGAAAGAAATTCAAAAATCTAAGCAGGAAGATTCAGGAGAAAGAAGTGAAGAACCAGAAATGGTAAATAAAGACATACGTTCAGCACCATCTCAGCCTTCAGGAGAAAGCACAGAAAAAGACTGTAAGACGACTCAAAGTGAACATGGGACACCTACAAGATTAGAAGGAATAGAAATTCAAGAGACCTCAAAAGTTGTTCTGGATTTAAGCACTAAAAAGCCCTTAGATGAGAAAGTGTCCCAAATTCAGTTGCAGGAGGTAAAACCGGAAAAAGACTCACCAAAGCCACAGATATCCTCCCCAGTCATCATTATACCTCAAGCACAAGTagaggaagaagcagaggaagaggacgatATTGAGATTGCTGAAGAGCCTCAAGAGATAATGGAGGAAGCTGAAGTGCCTGTAATCTTCAAGACAGATCAAGCTGAAGTTGGAAAGGAACAGCAAAAGAAAGAAGGGGTGAGGCTGCTGGAAGTTGCTCCAATGGTGGATGACGATCCCAAGTCTGGTGCAGAAGAATGGAGTCATAGTGCACAAAACAGTGATGATGGGGAACCTGCGACAGACAGTTCACACTTGTCTCCATGCTCTGACCATGACGTACCACAGCCACCAGAGGAAAGAGATAGAAATGAGGACATGGGAGAGGATAAAGTTGTAGGTAACTCACAAAATAGGGAtgaagggaagaaagaggaggatgagggggtAAAGAAAGTCctgacagaagaggaggaagtgggGCAGACTGGTTCTGGAGAAGTAgctgaagagaaagaggagaaaacgGTAGAGAAAGAGGATGAAGGGAAGGAGAGGACGGGTGAGAAGGAGGATGAGAAAGACATTGAGATTGGTCAAGAGGTGGAAGAGACCTCTGATGGGCTCTGCCAGACCAGTCAGGCAGTTAATGATGAAACCACCATGGACGTCTCTATCCTAGACACAGACAGTGGCTGGATGAACTCACAAG ATGATGACAAAAGTATCATGACTGAGCAAATCGAAGCCCTTCCTCAGACCCAGAGTCCTACCAGTAGACCTGTGGTGGACAGACCCGCTAAACGGGCCCCTGGCAGAGGAAGGGGTCACCCTAGCACCACTGAGAGTAAAGTGTCCCGCAAAGTACCGAGCCACCATCcaagagaggagatgaagaagaaaaaag GTATGGAAAGCCATCAGCCCCTCAGTGTCCACCAGTCCAGGGAGAGACCCACT GAGAGAGCATACCGCAGCCCAGAGAAGAGGTCATCCCTCCCCAGGCCTGCCAAGTCTCTGACACGCCACATCCCTGCTGCTGAACAAGATGACAACAGCAGCCCCTCCAGGCCAACCT GTACAGACTCACGTTCCCGGGCAGTCCGTAGCGGCGCCTCCACCCCTGGCTCCTCCGCCGTCACGCCCGGCTCACCCCCTAGCTACTCCTGCCGCACCCCTGGTTCGCGCACCCCTGGTAGCCACACACCCAAGTCCTTCAGCATCCTCCAGGAGAAGAAGGTGGCGGTCATCCGAACCCCGCCCAAGTCGCCGTCCTCCACCCAACGGCAGCTGAAGGTTCTCAATCAGCCCCTGCCTGACCTGAAGAATGTAAAGTCCAAGATCGGCTCAACCGCCAACATCAAACACCAGCCGAAAGGAGGACAG GTCATGATTCCAAGTGTTAAACTGGACTTTAGCCACGTTCAGGCTAAATGTGGCTCGCTGAACAAACTCCAGCACACAGCAGGCGGGGGAAAC GTCCAAATCCAGACCAAGAAGATAGATTTGAGCCACGTCACCGCCAAATGTGGCTCTATGTCCAACATCCACCACAGACCAG GGGGAGGTCATGTGCGAATTGAGAATGTGAAGCTTGACTTTAGAGACAAGGCCCATGCCAAGGTCCGCTCCCTGGACAATGCCAGCCACATGCCCGGAGGGGGGAACGTTATG ATCGAGAGCCACAAGCTGTCCTTCCGGGAATCAGCCAAAGCTCGGGTTGACCACGGCGCAGAAATCGTCGTCACCCACTCCCCAGGGGTCGAGACTGGAGGCACTTCCCCTCGCCTGTCCTCCGCCGGCAGCATCAACCTCCTGGAGTCACCCCAGCTCTCTACGCTGGCCCAGGATGTCACCGCTGCCCTGGCTAAGCAGGGCTTATAA